In Gemmatimonadota bacterium, the following proteins share a genomic window:
- a CDS encoding DNA methyltransferase translates to MAENKLYYGDNLDVLRRHIPDASVDLVYLDPPFNSNQDYNILFGHKEGQPAPAQIRAFEDTWEWNEASALAYAETVELGGEVSRTLQAFRTILEESDMLAYLSMMAPRLVALRRAMKPTASIYLHCDPTASHYLKLLMDAVFGPASFRNEIIWKRTSGHSDATRYGRVHDAILYYVAGPDPTWNETYQPYEAEYVEQYYRYEDEDGRRFMSGDLSAAGLQGGGYEYEWKGVTRIWRVPEARMVALDAEGRVYYTRNGFPRIKRYLDEMPGLPAQDVWADIQALRSWHGERLGYPTQKPEALLDRIIEASSNPEDVVLDPFCGCGTAVASAQKLGRRWIGIDITHLAINLIRHRLQDSFGPEIAMSYDVVGEPVSVPDAEQLAKDDPYQFQFWALGLVGARPHEEKKGADRGIDGRLYFHDEGAKGKTKQVIISVKAGKTGPAHVRDLRGVVDREGAAIGVLVSFQEPTDPMRKEAASADFYESPWGKHARIQLLTVAELLQGKRIDMPDVRGANVTYKRAPEAARKVAEPQLELEEEP, encoded by the coding sequence ATGGCGGAAAACAAGCTCTACTACGGGGATAACCTCGACGTGCTCCGGCGGCATATCCCGGATGCGTCGGTGGACCTCGTGTACCTCGATCCGCCGTTCAACTCGAATCAGGACTACAACATTCTGTTCGGGCACAAAGAGGGGCAGCCCGCTCCGGCGCAGATCCGGGCGTTCGAAGACACGTGGGAATGGAACGAGGCTTCGGCCCTCGCCTATGCTGAGACAGTCGAGTTGGGTGGTGAGGTGTCGCGGACCCTCCAGGCGTTCCGGACGATCCTGGAGGAGAGTGATATGCTCGCGTACCTCTCCATGATGGCCCCGAGGCTTGTTGCGCTCCGCCGTGCCATGAAGCCGACCGCCTCGATCTACCTCCATTGCGACCCGACGGCGAGTCACTACCTGAAGCTTCTCATGGATGCAGTCTTTGGACCCGCGTCCTTCCGTAACGAGATCATCTGGAAGCGCACGAGTGGCCACTCCGATGCGACCCGATACGGTCGCGTGCATGATGCTATCCTCTACTACGTCGCGGGGCCGGACCCGACATGGAATGAGACGTACCAACCATATGAGGCGGAGTACGTCGAGCAATACTACCGCTATGAAGATGAGGACGGACGGCGCTTTATGTCCGGAGACTTAAGTGCGGCCGGACTTCAGGGCGGAGGATACGAATACGAGTGGAAGGGCGTAACTCGAATCTGGCGGGTTCCCGAGGCTCGCATGGTGGCGCTCGATGCAGAAGGGCGAGTCTACTACACGCGGAACGGATTTCCGCGAATCAAGCGCTACCTCGATGAAATGCCAGGACTTCCGGCCCAAGATGTCTGGGCTGACATTCAAGCCCTTCGGTCTTGGCACGGCGAGAGGCTCGGGTATCCCACCCAGAAGCCCGAAGCCCTCCTTGATCGAATCATCGAAGCCAGCAGCAACCCAGAAGACGTAGTCCTCGATCCCTTCTGTGGGTGCGGGACCGCAGTCGCATCAGCCCAGAAACTGGGGCGTCGCTGGATCGGGATCGACATCACGCACCTTGCGATCAACCTCATTCGCCACCGGCTGCAAGACTCGTTCGGGCCAGAGATTGCCATGAGCTACGATGTGGTGGGCGAGCCGGTCAGCGTTCCGGATGCCGAACAACTCGCTAAAGATGATCCGTACCAGTTTCAATTCTGGGCTCTCGGTCTGGTGGGCGCACGGCCTCATGAGGAGAAGAAGGGCGCTGATCGGGGGATCGACGGCCGCCTCTACTTCCACGACGAGGGGGCCAAGGGGAAGACGAAACAGGTCATCATCTCCGTGAAGGCAGGGAAGACCGGTCCGGCCCATGTACGGGACCTCAGAGGAGTGGTGGATCGGGAGGGGGCAGCAATCGGAGTGCTCGTGAGTTTCCAAGAGCCAACCGATCCTATGCGAAAGGAGGCGGCTTCGGCTGACTTCTACGAGTCCCCCTGGGGCAAGCACGCACGAATCCAGCTTCTCACGGTCGCGGAGCTGTTGCAGGGCAAGCGGATCGACATGCCGGACGTGCGGGGAGCTAACGTGACCTACAAGCGGGCGCCCGAAGCGGCGAGAAAAGTTGCCGAACCTCAGCTTGAGTTGGAGGAGGAGCCGTAG